DNA from Pirellulaceae bacterium:
TCTTTCATATCACGTGGTACAAATAAATGGGGCAGCTCACATTTGCGACCAAAGTCGACTTATCAGACCATCAAGCTACTTGAGTCAGCGAATGTGCCGATGGTGAACGTTCGTCGTCAACGATTACAAATCACTACCAGCCCGACAAAAGTTGCACCGATACTTAGTCGATTCAACATTCGTCGGTAATCTTGCATGCAATGCTCGAACAGCTCTAATTTTCATCGGGTTTAAGGGGTGCCGGTTCGAGATGACGCATCAAGGCCGCGTGTTCTGCGCGTGCCTTCTCAAGTTCCTTCGTCAGGTCGTTGCAGCAGGACATAACCATTTTTCCATCGGGAGATTCCCTCATACATTCTGCATGTGCCGCTTTCTGAAGTGTCGCCGCTTCCGACAAATGCTTTTCGATGGCTGAAATGCGTTTCTGAATGTCCTCCTCTGGGAACTCCTTCTTCATCACCTTAATGCCTGCTTGCGCAGCGGCAATGTTATGACCAATAACTTCGACATCTGGGCGAATAACCTCAGCATGAACCACAGACGCATTTGCCGCAACGCCGGCAGTGATCGCAGCTGGAGCCGTGTACGAATAGAGGGCTCTGGAACTCTGTCGCGCGTGATTAATCTGCCGACCGCTCGACAGACCAGCGGTGTAACCACGACCCGTACCGTCGACACCTCTCGATCTCTGAGCCAGCACAGAGGCACTAATCCATGCGGTAAGCATGATACTGGTCAACGCCAGGAATCCGAAATTTCGAAACTTCATTGTACGGTTCCTTTCATGCAAACTGCCAGTTCGACGCCAGCGACAGAAGTTGTCAACTCGACTAAACTAACAGAAAAAGCCGACGCTCATGCAAAAAAGAGCCAACACATTTGGCCTTTAGTATTAGATGCACAGCCTTGCAAGGTTCTTCACAAAAAAACAATACTTTTCAGAGCTGCCTTCAGAGACTCGTGAGCATGGTGTCGATCTCAACATTGTCACGCAGACCAATCACGGTAACTTGGCCGGTGGGACGATTGACTGAGATGGTGCTTGTGCCATCGACAATGACTTGCTGGATTTCCAGGCCGTTCCGCGTGACAGACTGAACTGGGAATTTGCCGAAAGTGACAGTTTGCGACGTACACTGTTCAAGGATGAGATAGGTTGAACCATCAGGTCGTTCGCATACAACCGTGACGCATTTGCAACACCCCGGACCGCACATGCATTGTTTTTCGAGGCATTGGCATGACGGAAACGAAAATGTTTTAGTCGATGCCACCTTAGCATTGCCCGGTAAGCCAGCGTCTTTCGATAAGATGCTCACGAAAATCGGATGCCCGAAGCTTGATTCAGCATCGACTAACGCCACATCCTTTAATGTATACTGCTCTTTTAGAGCGTCGATTGCTGTTTGCGCATCGTGTCGAAATATCTCAAGGACCGGCTGCAAGTCAAGGGTGGCGATGGATGGGTGCCTCACCTTAATACCATTCTGATAGTACGGCATCATGGGGATTGCGATTATCAACGCAGTTGCGGCGACTGCGACTAATGCCCCCATGGTCAATTTCCATTTTCGATTAAGAATGTGTGATCGCCTGGGCATTATCAATGCTTTGCTGGTCCCATCGGTGGGTAATGCCATGTCGCTTAATCTTTGCGAAATCGAAGCAAAGGCCGGCGGCCGATGGCTCAAAGGTTCGACGTAAGCATTAGCGAGCCTGCCGAGCTGCTTAAACTGGGTTAGCTCGTGCGCACAGCTTAAACAAATATCGAGATGCTTCTGAACCTGATCCTCTACAGCGATTGGCAATTCTCCGTCCTGGAATGCCGAGAGTTGCTCGCGAACAAAGTGACATTTCTTATTCATAGTTATGGTACCCATCCGAGTTTCAATAGCTGGTCACGCAACTCCCTTCGCGCTCGATTCAACCGCGATCCTACGGTGCCCTCGGGTATTCCGACCATCTCGCTAATCTGTGCGTAGGACAAGTCGTCCACCTCTTTCAATAGAAAAATCAAGCGCAATTCTGGTTCGATCTGTTCCATCGCGCGAGTTAAAATCTCTGCCAATTCCCTGCTATGCGAGGTGCAATCGCTAGCAGCCACACCGTTTTTCGGCAGCGAATGAGTTTTTGTGACCCGGCGACCTCGTCTACGTAGGTGCTGAACCGCTTCATTCATTACTAAACGATACAACCAGGTCGTAAATGACGACTCAAAGCGGAACGTGGACAATCTAGCGAACAAATGCAGAAACACATCTTGTGTCACATCCGCTGCATCGGATTCGCCCACAATTCGCTGAACCATTCGATAGACTCGACCACTGAAACATTCGTAAATCTGTCGCTGCGCATCTCGATCTCCGACCGCTGCACGGCTAATGACCTTGACTTGGATTGTTTCATCACTGTCTGACATTAGACCCCCGATTTTCGTGCTACCGCAGACACTCGCGGAAATCTACGTCGCGGCCTTAGATGCTCGCTGAACCGTATTTCTTCACGAATAAGCGACAACTTTTGGGGTTTTTGTTGTCGGATTCACCTGCGTTCCCCAAACCTACTATCCGCTTTCAAGCGGACAGGTCTGTTGAATGAGCAGGCGAGCGGTGTTGCGGTGGAACTGAGCTCCGTGGTGGCTAGGGGGCCTTGGTTCCCGCCGATACCTGCTATACGCAGCGCAGCTGCGTCTTGCCTGAACGTTCATTAGCTTGTGCGCGCGTTGATCTGGATCAAGCTTCGCCAAGCGAACTTGCCACTGGCCATTTTGGTATCGCAATCTCCAATTCCGTCCAAGTCGTAACCACTTCATGGGCCACTTAGTAAGTCGATAAGTTCTCCTAGACGATCTCGCCAGCCTGCACCATGCTCATGGCTGTTTAGTTACCGCCAGTGTCAGCGGCGCCAACTGCGCTAGAAAATGGGAGCCTGTTTTGATATTGTCGCTGCCGGCCCTCCTTAAGAATCCTATCCAGTTCACGTAGCGATGCTATTATCTCCAAGGCAGCTCGGACCATTGCTGCCACTGGTG
Protein-coding regions in this window:
- a CDS encoding zf-HC2 domain-containing protein — its product is MNKKCHFVREQLSAFQDGELPIAVEDQVQKHLDICLSCAHELTQFKQLGRLANAYVEPLSHRPPAFASISQRLSDMALPTDGTSKALIMPRRSHILNRKWKLTMGALVAVAATALIIAIPMMPYYQNGIKVRHPSIATLDLQPVLEIFRHDAQTAIDALKEQYTLKDVALVDAESSFGHPIFVSILSKDAGLPGNAKVASTKTFSFPSCQCLEKQCMCGPGCCKCVTVVCERPDGSTYLILEQCTSQTVTFGKFPVQSVTRNGLEIQQVIVDGTSTISVNRPTGQVTVIGLRDNVEIDTMLTSL
- a CDS encoding RNA polymerase sigma factor — encoded protein: MSDSDETIQVKVISRAAVGDRDAQRQIYECFSGRVYRMVQRIVGESDAADVTQDVFLHLFARLSTFRFESSFTTWLYRLVMNEAVQHLRRRGRRVTKTHSLPKNGVAASDCTSHSRELAEILTRAMEQIEPELRLIFLLKEVDDLSYAQISEMVGIPEGTVGSRLNRARRELRDQLLKLGWVP